From the Coriobacteriia bacterium genome, one window contains:
- the mraY gene encoding phospho-N-acetylmuramoyl-pentapeptide-transferase — translation MFNLLPEIGRYPTYQILVAAVLALVLAGVLFPLWIRLLRFRNIGQQVRADGPQGHLVKQGTPTMGGVLILLVVAVVYLSLGEIGRDGIIALVALLGCGLLGFVDDYAKVVKERSLGLTARAKIIGQTLIAFGIGFLAVNWAHVSPHVLIPWLGDVDLGVITSTFEVGRFSLEFPWLYLAFVAFMVISFSNTVNLTDGLDGLAAGTIMIVMLVFAAIAFAQDNLELAIFAATVAGACLGFLWYNSFPADIFMGDTGSLGLGAVIATLAVVTKTELLSPLLGGIYVAEGLSVLLQVASFKLTGKRILRMAPLHHHYEMKGWSETKVMVRFWIVTGILAGAGFALWFVTKAGV, via the coding sequence GTGTTCAACCTTCTGCCTGAGATAGGTCGGTACCCCACCTACCAGATCCTCGTGGCGGCCGTGCTGGCGCTCGTCCTTGCAGGCGTTCTGTTCCCGCTGTGGATCCGCCTGTTGCGGTTCCGGAACATCGGGCAGCAGGTGCGAGCGGACGGCCCCCAGGGGCATCTGGTGAAGCAGGGGACACCAACGATGGGCGGCGTGCTCATCCTGCTCGTGGTCGCGGTCGTCTACCTGAGCCTCGGCGAGATCGGCAGGGACGGGATCATCGCGCTGGTCGCGCTGCTCGGGTGCGGGCTGCTCGGGTTCGTCGACGATTATGCCAAGGTCGTCAAGGAGCGGTCGCTCGGCCTCACGGCGAGGGCGAAGATCATCGGGCAGACGCTCATCGCGTTCGGCATCGGCTTCCTCGCGGTGAATTGGGCGCACGTGAGCCCGCATGTGCTGATCCCGTGGCTCGGCGACGTGGACCTGGGTGTGATCACCTCTACGTTCGAGGTCGGACGGTTCAGCCTCGAATTCCCGTGGCTGTACCTGGCGTTCGTGGCGTTCATGGTGATCTCGTTCTCGAACACCGTGAACCTCACCGACGGCCTCGACGGTCTGGCGGCCGGCACCATCATGATCGTCATGCTGGTATTCGCCGCGATCGCCTTTGCCCAGGACAACCTGGAGCTGGCGATCTTCGCCGCCACCGTCGCCGGCGCGTGCCTCGGCTTCCTCTGGTACAACAGCTTTCCGGCCGACATCTTCATGGGAGACACCGGGTCTCTCGGGCTGGGAGCCGTCATCGCCACGCTGGCGGTGGTCACCAAGACGGAACTCCTCTCGCCCCTGCTCGGCGGCATCTATGTGGCCGAGGGGCTGTCGGTGCTGTTGCAGGTCGCGTCCTTCAAGCTCACCGGCAAACGGATCCTGCGGATGGCGCCTCTGCATCACCACTATGAGATGAAGGGCTGGAGCGAGACGAAGGTGATGGTCCGCTTCTGGATCGTGACCGGCATTCTTGCCGGTGCCGGATTCGCGCTGTGGTTCGTGACGAAGGCGGGCGTCTAG